CGGTATTCGGTAGATTTATGAAACTGTTTGGCTACCTTTTTATTTGAGTGTCTACATGTAAATACATCCCGATAGAATACCGATTTATCAAACAGTTTAGGAGTTTCACCTAACCTACCGCTCCGAACCTGTTTAAAATTCAACCATAGGTTGTTTGCATTTGACATTTTGGTTAAAAACTGAACAAAATAACGGTTATTTTGGAAAATAATTGAACAAAAAGTCAAACCCCTTTATACTTCCGACCCATATCTCCAGATGAACATGAAAGCAAACCCGAAGGAAAAGTTATTTGGAGAATGGTTTTCTAAGAGAGAAATAAACTAACCCGGTTTCTCCCGAACCTCTCTCACAATCTCTTCGTACATGGAGAGTAGGACATCCACCACTTCTCTTTTACCTTCTTCCACATCATCCATCAGTTGATACATCTCTCGTGTTTTCTCCTCGCTCACGAACTCCCTGAAATGTTTTGTTAGATAGTTATATACGTATTCTCCGAGTTGTGTTGGATAGAGTCTCCCCTTCTTCTCTACGATATAGTGTCTCTTGTATAACTTGTTGATGATCTGAGCATAGGTACTGGGTCGTCCTATACCACGTTCTCTCATCAACCTTATAACATCACCTTCTGTAAGTGGATAGGCCTCAGGTACCTTTTCGATCAAGACCCTACCTCTACGTGTACCTGGTTTGATGGTATAAATCTGGAACACGTACGGATACAACTCATAGGTTCTCCCCTGAACCTCCTCCACTAGATCTATCTCTTTCTCAGTATACTGTCCTATCCCCACACGTATTCTATACACCGCGTGTTTGACTCTCATAGGTTTACCCTGGGATGCCATAAACCTCCTGAACACCAAGTCGTACACCTTCAACATACTACTATCCAGTTGGAGGGGACTTCCTCTCTCGGATAAGAAAGATCTGATATCGTCTACGGTTAACGGACGTGTCGGACGAATACATTCATGAGCACCACCCGACCCCCAATGTCTCCCCTGGAAATCCTCACCTAGAAAGATACGAGCGATACGTAATCCCATATCTGAAACATGTGTGGAATCGGTTCGATGGTATGTGATCAAACCGTTCTCAAACAATCTCTGTAATATGTCCATCGTTTCCCTACTGGATAATCCTAACCTCTTATGCGCGTCTCTGAGGAGTTCATCTGTGGTATACGGCGGGAGTGGATTCCGTTCTTCTTCGTACTCCTTAATTCTTTTCACATCTACTCTCACCCTACTCGGTTTAACGTCCGGTTTGACTTCGGGAAGATCGACTCGTACGCCATCTACGTCCAGTACTACCCGTTTAACCTTCCTTTTACTCCTCTTATAATACTCTATTATCCATCCTAAGACAGGTGTCTGGACACGACCCGCTGACAGGTTATTTGATTCAAACGCCTTACGCACCTTATCACTGAGTTCGAACCCGATCCATCTATCCTCAACCCTACGGACTACTTGTGCATGGACTAACCGCTTGTTTAGGGTACGTGGTGATCCGATCGCTCTAAGAAAAGCGGGTTTAGTAATCTCGTGTAATTCGATCCGTGATATCTCTTTATCGGGTAATAACTGTGATAGGTCCCAACCGATCTTCCCACCTTCCACATCCGGGTCTGTCGCTATAAATACGCGTTCAACCTCTTCAGAAACGTATCTTAGGTTATCTATTATGGATCTGCTATCGTGTAGGTCTTTACAGTCTATATCTTCGTCAGTAAACTGTACCCCTAAATCCTTACACCTCTTAATCGTAGTGTAATGTGGGAGTACCGACCTCTGTTCGGGATACACTTCTACTCCGTGGAAGTATCTCTTTGTTATCAGATCTACGGTATGACCTAAGGAAGCAGTTATGATCAACACGTATTCTCCTGAATATATCTCGTAAAACGGTTGTCCATTTATCACCCTCAAGGCAGGACGGCCGAAGAACCTGGCTATCTCCTTGGCCTTTGTAGGAGATTCTACGACCACCAGAACCGGTTGGGGTTCGACCCTTTCCTTTTCGGACCGTTCTAGCCAGTGGACTGCATCCCCGTAGTCATAAGGGTTCATCTCAGCATCATACATACTCGCTTTTATCTCGAACACCTCTAACATCTTTGGATCATCCATTACTATAGAAACACCTGGTGTCATCCCCTGAGAAGTCATACGTGAAGTCCTCCCGCTCGCTTGTATATACGTCTTCATGTCTGGGATTATTATCTCATCGCCTGTGATCAACGCAGTTCCGATTACCTTACCATCATACTTCTTTATCTCATCCCGAAAGACCATCATCTCCTCTTCAGACAATCCTTCTTTCGGTAGAACTGAGAGACCTAACCTCTTCTTAACCTCTGGTAGGTTGTTCGCTAATAAACCTACTATCCAACTGTCCGGGGAGATATTATCTATCCTTATTCTTCTGTGTGGTATCCCGCAAAAGATCGCCACTCTCGCTCTCTCTGGGAGATCGATCCCTCTAACTAATCTACCGTACGGTGCGGAAACACCGACTAACACGTCAAGATCACCGGTAGCGAACCGTGATATCTCTTCGTCGGTACCTACTCTAACCCCCTCATTCTTCAACCGTGAGACAACCGTATCCACCCAGTCCTCCCTAGGCAGAAATATTAGAATACCATTTTTCCATTCATGTATAACGTCTGTCAACCGTGCAAGTACATCTTCAGGTATCCCTTCACGTTCGGTCCAATCGATAGGTATCTTATAATCACGTATGTTCCTGAGGAGATGTTTGGTTGAACTTACATCTATCCCGAGTACCTCTCGCAAGATCCGTGTCGACTCACCCGGTTTGGCGGTAGCGGTTGCTATCACCAGTTGACCTTTCTTCA
This Candidatus Micrarchaeota archaeon DNA region includes the following protein-coding sequences:
- the rgy gene encoding reverse gyrase, whose protein sequence is MMDADKIPEGLTLVYEDLCPVCGGWLTDQEVEEGYCKNTGTPFDESVGEEYNKIKSFEEFFGQPLKPLQKMWTLRVLRGESFAITSPTGTGKSTFGTRMAEYLALSGRRCYLIVPTTNLVKQTRDRMISHLKSKRGIDERDIIVYHGNLPEKEKEEVLLKIRDRSFRILITTASFLVFHYTELKNNRFDFIFVDDLDAVLKGSKNLPKILSLLGYDVNRAPKGSGTTKPEKRVKKGQLVIATATAKPGESTRILREVLGIDVSSTKHLLRNIRDYKIPIDWTEREGIPEDVLARLTDVIHEWKNGILIFLPREDWVDTVVSRLKNEGVRVGTDEEISRFATGDLDVLVGVSAPYGRLVRGIDLPERARVAIFCGIPHRRIRIDNISPDSWIVGLLANNLPEVKKRLGLSVLPKEGLSEEEMMVFRDEIKKYDGKVIGTALITGDEIIIPDMKTYIQASGRTSRMTSQGMTPGVSIVMDDPKMLEVFEIKASMYDAEMNPYDYGDAVHWLERSEKERVEPQPVLVVVESPTKAKEIARFFGRPALRVINGQPFYEIYSGEYVLIITASLGHTVDLITKRYFHGVEVYPEQRSVLPHYTTIKRCKDLGVQFTDEDIDCKDLHDSRSIIDNLRYVSEEVERVFIATDPDVEGGKIGWDLSQLLPDKEISRIELHEITKPAFLRAIGSPRTLNKRLVHAQVVRRVEDRWIGFELSDKVRKAFESNNLSAGRVQTPVLGWIIEYYKRSKRKVKRVVLDVDGVRVDLPEVKPDVKPSRVRVDVKRIKEYEEERNPLPPYTTDELLRDAHKRLGLSSRETMDILQRLFENGLITYHRTDSTHVSDMGLRIARIFLGEDFQGRHWGSGGAHECIRPTRPLTVDDIRSFLSERGSPLQLDSSMLKVYDLVFRRFMASQGKPMRVKHAVYRIRVGIGQYTEKEIDLVEEVQGRTYELYPYVFQIYTIKPGTRRGRVLIEKVPEAYPLTEGDVIRLMRERGIGRPSTYAQIINKLYKRHYIVEKKGRLYPTQLGEYVYNYLTKHFREFVSEEKTREMYQLMDDVEEGKREVVDVLLSMYEEIVREVREKPG